The following proteins are co-located in the Fusobacteria bacterium ZRK30 genome:
- a CDS encoding C4-dicarboxylate TRAP transporter substrate-binding protein translates to MRKVFKMLTLLIAATMLFVSCGKKEEAVTENGEKKVVIKLSTKFVEDEQTAKSLKRVAEKIKERSNGNVEIQVYAGGQLPIGKDSMEQVANGANWISVDGLNFIGDYVPDFNAINGPMLYKNFDEYLAMTQSDLVKKLKGEADKKGIKVLSLDYLFGFRSMLTDKVVKTPADLKGLKIRVPNSQLYMYTLEAMGANPTPLPFTEVYSGIQQGVVDGLEGSLMTIYGTKIYEVRKNVSLTNHLLGVSAVSISKTVWEGLSENQRTIIQEEFDAGAKYNNDVTVELQKEYKVKLEELGVKFNEVDLPSFNVETAKVFSKFPKWTPGIYEEIEKELKVIRAK, encoded by the coding sequence ATGAGGAAAGTTTTTAAGATGTTAACATTGTTAATAGCAGCTACTATGTTATTTGTTAGTTGTGGGAAAAAAGAAGAAGCAGTAACAGAAAATGGTGAAAAAAAGGTAGTTATTAAATTAAGTACTAAGTTTGTAGAAGACGAGCAGACAGCTAAGTCATTAAAAAGAGTAGCTGAAAAGATCAAAGAAAGATCTAATGGAAATGTTGAAATTCAAGTATACGCCGGTGGACAATTACCAATCGGTAAGGACAGTATGGAGCAAGTAGCCAATGGTGCAAACTGGATATCAGTAGACGGACTTAACTTCATTGGGGACTATGTACCTGATTTTAACGCTATCAACGGACCTATGTTATATAAGAACTTTGATGAGTATTTAGCAATGACTCAATCAGATTTAGTAAAAAAATTAAAAGGTGAAGCAGATAAAAAAGGAATCAAAGTATTATCTTTAGATTACTTATTTGGATTCAGAAGTATGTTAACTGATAAAGTAGTAAAAACTCCTGCAGATCTTAAAGGGTTAAAAATAAGAGTACCAAACAGTCAATTATATATGTATACATTAGAGGCAATGGGAGCTAATCCTACTCCATTACCATTTACAGAGGTATACAGTGGAATTCAACAAGGAGTAGTAGATGGTTTAGAAGGTTCTCTTATGACTATCTATGGAACTAAAATATATGAAGTTAGAAAAAATGTTTCTTTAACTAATCATTTATTAGGTGTATCAGCAGTATCTATCTCTAAAACAGTATGGGAAGGATTATCTGAAAACCAAAGAACTATTATCCAAGAGGAATTTGATGCAGGAGCTAAATATAACAATGACGTTACTGTTGAATTACAAAAAGAATACAAAGTTAAGTTAGAAGAATTAGGAGTTAAATTCAATGAGGTAGACCTACCTTCATTCAATGTAGAAACTGCTAAAGTATTCTCTAAGTTCCCTAAGTGGACTCCTGGAATCTACGAAGAAATTGAAAAAGAATTAAAAGTAATTAGAGCTAAATAA
- the dnaJ gene encoding molecular chaperone DnaJ translates to MSKKDFYETLGIPKGASESEIKKAYRKKAMKYHPDKYSNASAKEKDDAEHKFKEVNDAYQVLSDGEKRSKYDRFGHDAFSQGGGGAGGFGGFGGFGGAGGFEDIFGSFFGGGGSRGPRVEPGADLRYTVEITLEEAAKGTEKEVKYFRKGECHTCHGSGAKPGTSKKTCPKCNGNGRIKEIQRTMFGNFENVVECDNCHGQGEVPTEKCPTCHGTGVEKEKVEKHVKIPAGIDDGQRLRLGGLGEASENGGPNGDLYLFIRVKEHAIFERHGSDIVCEVPISYTKAVLGGDIQIPTLDEAIKIKIPEGTQTGKVFRLRGKGMPSTRGGRVGDELVKVVVETPTKLNSKQKELLKAFEDSLKDKNTGMKEGFFDKLKDLFK, encoded by the coding sequence ATGTCTAAAAAAGATTTTTATGAAACGCTGGGAATACCTAAAGGAGCCAGTGAAAGTGAGATAAAAAAAGCCTATAGAAAAAAAGCTATGAAATATCACCCGGATAAATATAGTAATGCAAGTGCAAAGGAAAAAGACGATGCAGAGCATAAATTTAAAGAGGTAAATGATGCATATCAAGTTCTTTCAGATGGAGAGAAAAGATCTAAATATGACAGGTTTGGTCATGATGCATTCTCCCAAGGAGGAGGCGGAGCTGGAGGCTTTGGCGGATTCGGAGGATTCGGAGGAGCCGGAGGTTTTGAAGATATTTTTGGTTCATTCTTTGGAGGCGGAGGTTCCCGTGGTCCCCGTGTAGAACCTGGGGCAGATCTTAGATATACTGTAGAAATTACCCTTGAAGAAGCTGCGAAGGGGACAGAAAAAGAGGTTAAATACTTCAGGAAAGGTGAATGTCATACTTGTCACGGAAGTGGAGCCAAGCCGGGAACAAGTAAGAAAACCTGCCCAAAATGTAACGGTAATGGAAGGATAAAAGAGATCCAGAGAACTATGTTTGGAAACTTTGAAAATGTAGTCGAATGTGATAACTGTCATGGTCAGGGAGAGGTTCCTACAGAAAAATGTCCTACTTGTCATGGAACAGGGGTAGAGAAGGAAAAAGTAGAAAAACATGTGAAGATTCCGGCTGGAATAGATGATGGTCAAAGACTTAGATTAGGCGGGCTGGGAGAAGCCAGTGAAAATGGCGGACCAAATGGAGACTTGTATCTATTTATAAGGGTAAAAGAACATGCTATATTTGAAAGGCACGGATCGGATATAGTTTGTGAAGTACCAATCTCTTATACTAAGGCTGTTTTAGGAGGAGATATACAAATTCCTACCCTGGATGAAGCGATAAAGATAAAAATTCCAGAGGGAACTCAAACTGGAAAGGTATTCAGACTTCGTGGAAAGGGAATGCCTAGTACAAGAGGTGGAAGAGTAGGAGATGAATTGGTAAAAGTTGTAGTTGAAACTCCTACAAAACTAAATTCAAAACAAAAAGAATTATTAAAAGCCTTTGAAGATAGTTTAAAGGATAAAAACACAGGTATGAAAGAAGGATTTTTTGATAAATTAAAAGATCTATTTAAATAG
- a CDS encoding TRAP transporter small permease: MKNFFRNIEVILGSITISVTVLSVITNVILRYGFGIQFAWIEEVSVGCFIWTVFLGATAAYKDKALIGVEVLTQALPYKGRRFLELIIYSFLFVLTATLFYLSYNYTVGSDKITSALEVSYVYINSSIVVSFGLMTFYSLEFLVKDIILFMDEQRKVEKN, from the coding sequence ATGAAAAATTTCTTTAGAAATATAGAAGTAATTCTGGGGAGTATAACGATAAGTGTAACAGTATTATCTGTAATAACCAATGTTATTTTAAGATATGGTTTTGGAATTCAATTCGCTTGGATTGAAGAGGTATCGGTAGGATGTTTCATATGGACTGTATTTTTAGGAGCTACAGCAGCTTATAAAGACAAAGCATTGATAGGGGTAGAAGTTTTAACACAGGCACTACCATATAAAGGAAGAAGGTTTTTAGAATTAATAATATATAGTTTCTTATTTGTTCTAACTGCAACCCTCTTTTATTTGAGTTACAACTATACAGTGGGGTCGGATAAGATTACTTCAGCATTAGAAGTATCCTATGTATATATAAACTCATCTATAGTAGTTTCATTCGGATTGATGACCTTTTATTCATTGGAATTTTTGGTTAAGGATATAATCTTATTTATGGATGAACAAAGAAAAGTAGAAAAAAATTAA
- the yajC gene encoding preprotein translocase subunit YajC — protein sequence MFSNFLAFGAEQAGQTSGYTGMAVTLIIWGAIFYLFLIRPNKKKQKKHADMIDALQPGKDVITAGGIKGEVVSVSDQYIVIRVDKGVRLTFSKDSIRKVL from the coding sequence ATGTTTAGTAATTTTTTAGCTTTTGGAGCGGAACAAGCAGGACAAACATCTGGTTACACAGGGATGGCAGTAACACTTATTATATGGGGGGCAATTTTTTATTTGTTTTTAATCAGACCGAATAAAAAGAAGCAAAAAAAACATGCTGACATGATAGATGCCTTACAGCCTGGAAAAGATGTTATAACTGCCGGGGGAATCAAAGGCGAAGTTGTATCTGTAAGCGATCAATATATTGTGATCAGAGTAGATAAAGGAGTTAGACTTACTTTTTCAAAAGACTCTATAAGAAAAGTATTATAG
- a CDS encoding FAD-dependent oxidoreductase, translated as MKYEVVVLGGGPAGLAAAIEAKKNGIKEILIIERDNELGGILQQCIHNGFGLHEFKEELTGPEYAQRFINQMAEEGIEYKLDTMVLDVSEDKKIQAINSVDGYMEIEAKAIILAMGCRERTRGAIAIPGDRPAGIFTAGTAQRFVNMEGYMVGKKVVILGSGDIGLIMARRMTLEGAKVEAVVELMPYSGGLTRNIVQCLEDYDIPLLLSHTVTNVKGDGRLERVTVAKVDENRKPIPGTEINYDVDTLLLSVGLIPENDLSRNAGIVLDRRTSGPIVNESMETSIEGIFACGNVVHVHDLVDFVSAESRRAGINAAKYIKNEIKRDEEFVEIDGTNGVSYTVPQKFRKENVDKGLEVFMRVREVFKDVKLEVRCGDETIMSLKKSHMAPGEMEKIMIPKVFMDKIKTNKIEVTIKR; from the coding sequence ATGAAATATGAAGTGGTAGTATTAGGTGGTGGGCCGGCAGGACTGGCTGCAGCAATAGAAGCTAAAAAAAATGGAATTAAAGAGATACTTATCATTGAAAGAGATAATGAGTTAGGAGGGATCTTACAGCAGTGTATCCATAATGGATTTGGATTACATGAGTTCAAAGAGGAGCTTACAGGACCTGAATATGCCCAAAGATTTATAAATCAAATGGCTGAAGAGGGAATAGAATATAAATTAGATACAATGGTACTGGATGTAAGTGAAGATAAGAAGATACAGGCTATCAACTCTGTAGACGGATATATGGAGATAGAAGCAAAAGCGATAATTTTAGCAATGGGATGCAGAGAAAGAACAAGGGGAGCTATAGCTATACCAGGAGACAGACCAGCAGGAATATTTACAGCAGGAACAGCTCAAAGATTTGTAAATATGGAAGGATATATGGTAGGAAAAAAAGTAGTTATCTTAGGATCCGGAGATATCGGACTTATCATGGCTAGAAGGATGACATTAGAGGGAGCAAAAGTAGAAGCTGTAGTGGAACTTATGCCTTATTCAGGTGGACTTACACGTAATATAGTACAGTGTTTAGAAGATTATGATATACCATTGTTACTCAGCCATACTGTTACAAATGTAAAAGGTGACGGCAGATTAGAGAGAGTAACAGTAGCAAAGGTTGACGAGAACAGAAAACCTATTCCGGGAACTGAGATCAACTATGATGTAGATACTTTATTACTATCTGTAGGATTAATCCCGGAAAATGATCTTTCCAGAAATGCAGGAATTGTACTGGACAGAAGAACATCAGGGCCTATTGTAAATGAATCTATGGAAACATCTATCGAAGGGATATTTGCATGTGGAAATGTAGTTCATGTACATGATTTGGTAGATTTCGTAAGTGCTGAATCTAGAAGAGCAGGAATAAATGCTGCTAAATATATAAAAAATGAGATTAAAAGAGATGAAGAGTTTGTAGAGATAGATGGAACGAACGGTGTCAGTTATACAGTCCCTCAAAAATTCAGAAAAGAAAACGTAGACAAAGGTTTAGAAGTATTCATGAGGGTTAGAGAAGTATTTAAAGATGTAAAATTAGAGGTGAGATGCGGGGATGAAACAATAATGAGTTTGAAAAAATCTCATATGGCCCCTGGAGAGATGGAAAAAATAATGATTCCAAAAGTGTTTATGGATAAGATCAAAACAAATAAGATCGAAGTTACAATAAAGAGATAG
- a CDS encoding HAD-IIA family hydrolase: MSELKNKKCFIFDMDGTIYLGDHFIDGAVDLLKHIEKIGKNFVFLTNNSSKNSGVYCEKLKKMGFEVKEDKIFTSGEATRIYINKFKPGAKIYLLGNEYLEAEFEENGFILVKDRNSNPDYVVLGFDTTLTYEKIWTACDYIKDGVEFLATHPDYVCPLPMGKSMPDTGAMIKMFEAAAGVSPKIIGKPNKLIIESILDKYQLKPEDVVMVGDRLYTDMKLGENAGIDSILVLTGEATEEDVKTSNILPTYIFESVKTIYINLK, encoded by the coding sequence ATGAGTGAATTAAAAAATAAAAAATGTTTTATATTTGATATGGACGGAACCATCTATTTAGGAGATCATTTTATAGATGGGGCTGTGGACCTCTTAAAACATATAGAAAAAATAGGAAAGAACTTTGTATTTTTAACCAATAATTCCTCCAAAAACAGCGGAGTTTATTGTGAAAAATTAAAGAAAATGGGATTTGAAGTAAAAGAGGATAAGATATTTACCTCAGGAGAAGCAACCAGGATCTATATAAATAAGTTTAAACCAGGAGCCAAAATTTATTTGCTGGGAAATGAATATTTAGAGGCAGAGTTTGAAGAGAATGGATTCATCCTAGTTAAAGACAGAAATTCCAATCCAGACTATGTGGTCTTAGGATTTGATACTACTTTAACCTATGAAAAAATATGGACAGCTTGTGATTATATAAAGGATGGAGTGGAGTTTTTAGCTACCCATCCGGATTATGTGTGTCCTCTACCTATGGGTAAGAGTATGCCTGATACAGGTGCTATGATAAAGATGTTTGAGGCAGCTGCAGGTGTATCTCCAAAGATAATAGGTAAACCAAATAAGCTGATAATAGAGTCTATCTTAGATAAATATCAGCTGAAACCGGAAGATGTGGTTATGGTAGGAGACAGGTTGTATACAGATATGAAATTAGGAGAAAATGCCGGGATAGATTCTATCTTGGTGCTTACAGGTGAGGCTACAGAGGAAGATGTGAAAACCTCTAATATCCTGCCCACCTATATATTTGAATCTGTAAAGACAATATATATAAATTTGAAATAA
- a CDS encoding MgtC/SapB family protein — protein sequence MEMIMTLYGMSLYEFMLRVLIACIVGALFGLERKSRGKPAGMKTNMLACAGAAIVSVIQLMISNKTAEAGLDIGNIKADPTRLTAQVISGLGFLGAGVIMTGGDKVRGLTTAATLWLVAILGIGIGYGFYPFILPASAMILFLSYLMKKIETTFIEKRKIKKIILEYEQSEDLESIIKEIAKEKDIKIVVDKKISEIDDGEHILIKKVMHFSLPKYVSSKYFFNIIRKFEEVISVTRIN from the coding sequence ATGGAAATGATAATGACGCTTTATGGAATGAGTTTATATGAATTTATGCTCCGGGTATTGATAGCCTGTATAGTTGGGGCATTGTTCGGATTAGAGAGAAAAAGCCGGGGGAAACCTGCAGGGATGAAGACAAATATGCTGGCTTGTGCAGGAGCCGCAATAGTATCGGTAATTCAGCTTATGATATCTAATAAAACAGCCGAAGCAGGGCTGGATATAGGAAATATAAAAGCTGATCCCACAAGGTTAACAGCTCAGGTTATTTCAGGACTTGGTTTTTTAGGTGCCGGGGTAATTATGACTGGGGGAGATAAGGTCAGGGGTCTAACCACTGCAGCAACCCTTTGGCTGGTAGCAATATTAGGAATAGGAATAGGATATGGATTTTATCCCTTTATACTCCCGGCTTCTGCTATGATATTATTCTTATCGTATCTGATGAAGAAGATTGAAACAACATTTATTGAAAAGAGGAAGATAAAGAAAATCATCTTAGAATACGAACAAAGTGAAGACTTAGAGAGTATAATTAAGGAGATTGCCAAGGAAAAGGATATAAAGATAGTTGTGGATAAAAAAATAAGCGAGATAGATGACGGAGAACACATCCTTATAAAGAAAGTGATGCATTTTTCACTGCCTAAATATGTAAGCTCAAAATATTTTTTCAATATAATAAGGAAATTTGAAGAGGTCATAAGTGTGACACGGATCAATTAA
- a CDS encoding DUF1667 domain-containing protein — protein sequence MKKLICIVCPMGCHIEVDEQNDYKTTGNQCPRGAVYGKKELTAPTRVVTSTIKISGGIHNRVPVKTAGDIPKELNFKCMDLINTLEVKSPVKMGDVVSENIFDTGVNIVITRDM from the coding sequence ATGAAAAAACTAATATGTATAGTTTGTCCAATGGGATGTCATATAGAGGTAGATGAACAAAATGACTACAAAACAACAGGAAATCAATGTCCTAGAGGAGCTGTATACGGTAAAAAAGAATTGACTGCTCCTACCCGTGTGGTAACTTCTACCATCAAAATATCAGGTGGAATTCATAACAGGGTTCCTGTAAAAACAGCAGGAGATATCCCTAAAGAGTTAAATTTTAAATGTATGGATTTGATAAATACCTTAGAGGTAAAATCTCCGGTAAAGATGGGAGATGTTGTCAGTGAAAATATTTTTGATACAGGGGTAAACATAGTAATAACGAGAGATATGTAA
- the glpQ gene encoding glycerophosphodiester phosphodiesterase, whose translation MLAFVGCTSTGVVGDKKAETKKIVVAHRGASGYLPEHSMAAKSMAYAMGADYIEQDVVMTKDNELVVLHDHYLDRVTNVAEVYPYRKREDGRYYAIDFTLKEIKGLKMTEGFNVKDGKTVAGFPERFPIWKSDFKVHTLAEEIELIQGLNKSTGKNIGIYPEIKAPWFHRHEGKDISVAVLKVLKKYGYTEKSDLVYLQCFDPNEVIRLKKELLPEFGMDIKLVQLIAETSWDETMVYEDGKAVPYNYDWMFEDEGMKKISQYADGIGPWKPMLVTDESTKDNLVITDMVKDAHRYGMEVHPYTFRLDEGRIPAYASDFEDMLDIFYNKVGVDGVFTDFPDRAVNFINK comes from the coding sequence ATGTTAGCATTTGTAGGATGCACTAGCACAGGTGTTGTAGGGGATAAAAAAGCAGAAACAAAAAAGATCGTAGTAGCTCACAGAGGAGCCAGCGGTTATCTGCCAGAGCATAGTATGGCAGCAAAATCTATGGCATATGCAATGGGAGCAGATTATATTGAACAGGATGTAGTTATGACTAAGGATAATGAATTGGTTGTATTGCATGATCACTATTTAGACAGAGTAACCAATGTAGCTGAAGTTTATCCATATAGAAAGAGGGAAGACGGCAGATATTATGCTATCGACTTTACATTAAAGGAAATAAAAGGTCTTAAGATGACTGAAGGGTTTAATGTTAAAGATGGAAAGACAGTAGCAGGGTTTCCTGAAAGGTTCCCGATTTGGAAATCAGATTTTAAAGTTCATACTTTAGCTGAGGAGATCGAATTAATCCAGGGATTAAATAAAAGTACAGGTAAAAACATTGGAATTTATCCAGAGATTAAGGCACCTTGGTTCCATAGACACGAAGGGAAAGACATCAGTGTAGCAGTATTGAAAGTTCTTAAAAAGTATGGATATACTGAAAAAAGTGATTTAGTTTATTTACAATGTTTTGACCCTAATGAAGTTATACGTTTGAAAAAAGAGTTATTACCAGAATTTGGAATGGATATAAAATTAGTACAGTTAATAGCAGAGACCAGCTGGGATGAAACAATGGTATATGAAGATGGAAAAGCAGTTCCTTATAACTACGACTGGATGTTTGAAGATGAAGGAATGAAAAAAATATCTCAATACGCTGACGGGATAGGGCCTTGGAAGCCAATGCTTGTAACAGATGAATCTACAAAGGATAATCTGGTTATTACAGATATGGTGAAAGATGCTCATAGATATGGAATGGAGGTACATCCTTATACATTCAGATTAGATGAGGGGAGAATACCTGCATATGCATCGGATTTTGAAGATATGCTGGATATCTTTTATAATAAGGTTGGAGTAGACGGGGTATTTACAGATTTCCCTGATCGTGCTGTAAACTTTATAAATAAGTAA
- a CDS encoding TRAP transporter large permease — MEGFYPIIILFILFFLNIPIAFALMGASMYYFIFVDNIMSMNMIMQRFVTSIESFPYLAVPFFIMVGSVMNYSGISNSLMAMAEVLAGHMAGGLAQVNVVLSMMMGGISGSANADAAMQSKILVPEMRKRGFSAPFSAAVTAASSSVSPVIPPGTNLIIYALIANVSVSKMFLAGYTPGILMTLALMITVHVISKKRGYLPSRDKIASPKEIAIQFKDSIWALLIPFGIILGMRFGLFTPTEAGGMAVLFCVVIGTFVYKKLKLRHIPIILRDTVYGTGSVMFLIIGAKVFGYYLTLERIPQTITTFLMDFTDSKFVLLIIINLLLLFIGMFIEGGAALIILAPLLVPAVTSMGIDPIHFGVILIVNIMIGGITPPFGSMMFTTCTIVGVKLDDFVKEIIPFIVALMIVLIVLTYSAPVAMFIPNLLG; from the coding sequence GTGGAAGGTTTTTATCCAATAATAATTTTATTTATATTGTTTTTCTTAAATATACCAATAGCCTTTGCATTAATGGGTGCATCGATGTATTATTTTATCTTCGTAGATAATATTATGTCAATGAACATGATCATGCAAAGATTTGTAACCTCTATTGAGTCATTTCCATATTTAGCGGTACCGTTTTTTATAATGGTAGGATCGGTAATGAACTATTCTGGAATCAGTAATAGTTTGATGGCAATGGCAGAGGTATTAGCTGGTCATATGGCCGGAGGATTAGCTCAGGTAAATGTAGTTTTAAGTATGATGATGGGTGGTATTTCAGGGTCTGCCAATGCAGATGCTGCTATGCAGTCCAAAATATTAGTACCAGAGATGAGAAAAAGAGGGTTTAGTGCACCCTTTTCAGCAGCAGTAACGGCAGCTTCATCTTCTGTCAGTCCGGTAATACCACCGGGAACAAACTTGATTATCTATGCATTGATAGCCAATGTATCTGTATCAAAGATGTTTTTGGCAGGATATACACCGGGAATATTGATGACATTGGCACTTATGATAACTGTTCATGTGATCTCTAAAAAAAGAGGATACCTGCCTTCGAGAGATAAGATTGCAAGTCCTAAAGAGATAGCTATTCAGTTTAAAGATTCTATCTGGGCATTACTCATTCCGTTTGGAATTATATTAGGAATGCGTTTTGGACTCTTCACTCCTACAGAAGCAGGGGGAATGGCAGTATTATTTTGTGTAGTAATAGGAACCTTTGTATATAAAAAATTAAAGTTAAGGCATATCCCGATTATCTTAAGGGATACAGTATATGGTACAGGATCGGTTATGTTTCTTATCATAGGAGCTAAAGTATTTGGTTACTATCTGACTTTAGAAAGAATACCTCAGACAATCACAACATTCCTGATGGACTTTACAGACAGTAAGTTTGTATTACTAATAATAATCAACTTGTTATTATTATTTATCGGGATGTTTATAGAGGGTGGAGCAGCACTTATTATATTGGCACCATTATTAGTACCGGCAGTAACCAGTATGGGAATAGACCCTATTCACTTTGGGGTGATCCTGATAGTTAATATTATGATCGGTGGAATAACTCCTCCATTCGGATCTATGATGTTTACGACCTGTACCATAGTCGGCGTCAAATTAGATGATTTCGTAAAAGAGATAATACCATTTATAGTGGCTCTGATGATAGTATTGATAGTTCTTACTTATTCAGCACCTGTAGCTATGTTTATACCTAACTTACTGGGGTAG
- a CDS encoding NAD(P)/FAD-dependent oxidoreductase — protein MQDILIVGAGVIGGSIARELSKYSLNVVVLDKETDVANGTTKANSAIVHAGYDATEGTLMAKYNALGNTMFDKLSEELDFPFKRIGSLVVANSEEERKHIDELLQRGIENKIPGVRIIEKDELKKVEPKINEDAVAALLAPTGGVVGPWEMTIALMENAVDNGVKLDLNTEVLDIEKIEGGYRVITNQRDYETRCIINASGVYADKIHGMVAEETFKITPRRGQYFVLDKTQGELVNHVIFQCPTKLGKGVLVTPTVHGNVLAGPDAEDLSDRANLATTADRLDFVREHALKSIKELNFREGIRNFAGLRAQPSTNDFIIEEVEGAKGFIDVAGIKSPGLSSAPAIAVDVVEIAKKILGDVALNKEFKPNRKKHYEFITETAEKKAELINQDRRYGNMICRCENITEGEIVDSIHRNVGATTVDGVKKRCRPGMGRCQGGFCGPRIQEILARELGKSLEEIVLDKADSYILTGETKK, from the coding sequence ATGCAAGATATTTTAATAGTAGGGGCAGGAGTAATAGGGGGGTCTATAGCAAGGGAACTTTCGAAATATAGTCTGAATGTGGTGGTATTAGACAAGGAAACAGATGTAGCCAATGGAACAACTAAGGCGAATTCAGCCATTGTACATGCAGGATACGATGCTACAGAGGGAACTTTGATGGCTAAATATAATGCCTTGGGAAATACAATGTTCGATAAATTAAGTGAGGAATTAGACTTTCCATTCAAAAGAATAGGATCATTGGTAGTTGCAAACAGTGAAGAGGAAAGAAAACATATAGATGAATTATTACAAAGGGGAATAGAAAATAAGATTCCAGGTGTAAGAATAATTGAAAAAGATGAATTAAAAAAAGTTGAACCAAAGATAAATGAAGATGCCGTTGCGGCACTATTAGCTCCTACAGGAGGAGTAGTAGGACCATGGGAGATGACTATAGCGCTTATGGAAAATGCTGTAGATAACGGTGTAAAATTAGACTTAAATACAGAGGTTTTGGATATAGAAAAAATAGAGGGCGGATACAGAGTAATCACAAACCAAAGAGATTATGAAACTAGATGTATCATAAATGCTTCTGGAGTATATGCAGATAAGATCCATGGAATGGTAGCAGAGGAGACATTTAAAATAACTCCTAGAAGGGGACAATATTTCGTCTTAGATAAAACACAGGGAGAATTAGTTAACCATGTTATATTCCAATGTCCAACTAAATTAGGAAAGGGTGTTTTGGTAACTCCTACAGTTCATGGAAATGTATTGGCAGGACCAGATGCTGAGGATCTAAGTGACAGAGCTAACTTAGCGACTACAGCAGACAGATTGGATTTCGTAAGGGAGCATGCACTGAAATCTATAAAGGAGTTAAACTTCAGAGAGGGGATTAGAAACTTTGCAGGACTCAGAGCACAGCCGAGCACAAACGACTTTATAATTGAAGAGGTAGAGGGAGCTAAAGGATTTATAGATGTAGCAGGAATAAAATCACCGGGATTATCATCTGCTCCAGCTATTGCAGTAGACGTGGTAGAGATAGCTAAAAAGATCTTAGGAGATGTAGCATTAAACAAGGAATTCAAGCCTAACAGAAAAAAACATTACGAATTTATAACTGAAACTGCTGAAAAAAAAGCAGAATTAATAAACCAGGACAGAAGATATGGAAACATGATATGCAGATGTGAAAATATCACGGAGGGTGAAATAGTAGATTCTATCCATAGAAATGTAGGAGCAACTACAGTAGATGGTGTGAAAAAAAGGTGCAGACCGGGAATGGGAAGATGCCAGGGTGGATTCTGCGGACCTAGAATACAAGAGATCTTAGCCCGTGAATTAGGAAAAAGCTTGGAAGAGATTGTATTAGATAAGGCAGATTCATACATACTGACTGGAGAAACTAAAAAATAA